Proteins from a genomic interval of Desulfofustis limnaeus:
- a CDS encoding IS5 family transposase: MTQFGLFDYHKRLSRIDKAGDPLIELNKVVDWEQFRVLINRALEKPRKSPAGAKGYDPILLFKILILQSLYNLSDEAMEYQILDRYSFSRFLGIREGSKVPDATTIFRFRDELAKAGVVELLFTQFDQFLREHGFRAQKGQIVDASIIRVPTQRNSREENEDIKAGTPITSWDEPKRRQKDTDARWTKKNGKAFFGYKNHVSIDVGHKFIRSYEVTDASVHDSQVFTELLDPENTSNDVWADSAYRSEESLQELAQQGFQEHLQLKGNRHRKLTDEERQANRTRSKIRSRVEHVFGVMAMRTGSTLMRGIGMVRIRAKIGLRNLAYNVSRFALLATA; this comes from the coding sequence ATGACACAATTCGGCCTCTTCGATTATCACAAGCGACTCTCCCGGATCGATAAAGCCGGTGATCCCCTGATCGAACTCAATAAGGTGGTTGATTGGGAACAGTTCCGTGTCCTCATCAACCGTGCACTTGAGAAACCGCGTAAATCTCCAGCCGGTGCCAAGGGCTACGACCCAATCCTGCTGTTCAAGATCCTGATTCTCCAGTCTTTGTACAATCTCTCCGACGAGGCCATGGAGTATCAGATCCTTGATCGCTATTCGTTTTCCCGGTTCCTTGGTATTCGTGAAGGTTCCAAGGTGCCCGATGCCACCACCATCTTCCGCTTCCGGGATGAACTGGCCAAAGCCGGCGTGGTGGAGCTGCTGTTTACCCAGTTCGATCAGTTCCTCCGTGAGCATGGCTTTCGTGCGCAAAAGGGCCAGATTGTCGATGCCTCCATTATCCGCGTTCCCACTCAGCGCAACAGCCGGGAAGAAAACGAAGATATCAAAGCCGGCACACCCATCACCTCATGGGACGAACCGAAACGCCGGCAAAAAGATACCGATGCCCGCTGGACCAAGAAGAACGGCAAAGCGTTCTTTGGCTACAAGAACCATGTCAGTATCGACGTCGGTCACAAGTTCATTCGCAGCTATGAGGTCACCGACGCCAGTGTCCATGACAGTCAAGTGTTTACCGAGCTGCTTGACCCGGAAAATACCAGTAATGACGTCTGGGCCGATTCTGCGTACCGTTCCGAAGAATCGTTGCAGGAGTTGGCACAACAAGGGTTTCAAGAACACCTGCAGCTCAAGGGCAACCGGCACCGAAAGCTGACCGACGAAGAGCGCCAGGCGAATCGGACCAGATCGAAGATCCGTAGCCGTGTCGAACATGTCTTCGGGGTGATGGCCATGCGTACCGGCAGTACACTGATGCGCGGGATTGGCATGGTCAGAATCAGGGCCAAGATCGGCTTGCGCAATTTGGCTTACAATGTGAGCCGTTTTGCACTGCTGGCCACCGCTTAA